In Gemmatimonas aurantiaca, the sequence GTGCCCCCGTGTTCGCGTATTCGCTGACGCCGGCCGGCGAGGCCCTTTTTCCCCGCAGCTATCTCAAGGTGCTGGCGACGGCGCTCGACGCCCTGCGCGCCCAGGCCGGAGATGCGGGAGTGGAAGCGGTGCTCGAAGCCGACTGGATGCGGCTGGCCGACGAAGCGGCGCCGGTGCTGGAGTCGCTTCCGCTCCACGAACGGATCGCCCTCGTGGCCGAGTTGCTGACGGCCAAGGGCTACATGGCCGAACCGGTCACCACGCCCACGCTCACGCTGCGCATTCACAACTGCGCCATGCGCGAGATCGCGGAACGGTTTCCGGAAGCGTGTGCCGTGGAAGCGCGGTTCGTGGAGCGGCTGCTCGGCGTGCCGCTCGTGCGCAGTGCGCATCGGCGCGACGGCTGCGGTCACTGTGAGTACGGTGTGTCAGGTCACCTTTTGGCGGTGCAACAGGAGCAGGCATGAGTTCGACCATCGAGTCGCTCGTCAATCGCGAGTATCAATACGGTTTCACGACGGACATCGAGGCGGACACGCTGCCGCCCGGGTTGACCGAAGACACGGTGCGCTTCATCTCGGGGAAGAAGCACGAGCCCGAGTGGCTGCTCGACTGGCGCCTGAAGGCGTTCCGTCGCTGGCAGACGATGACGGAGCCCCACTGGGCCAACCTGCACTATCCGCCCATCGACTATCAGGCCGCGTCGTACTACAGCGCGCCCAAGTCGGTCAAGCCGCTGGCGTCGCTCGACGAAGTCGACCCGACGCTGCTCGAGACGTACAACAAGCTCGGCATCTCGCTCACGGAGCAGAAGCGCCTGTCGGGCGTGGCCGTGGATGCCGTGTTCGACTCGGTCTCGGTGGGCACGACCTACAAGGAGGAGCTGGCGAAG encodes:
- a CDS encoding helix-turn-helix domain-containing protein, giving the protein MEDVVGALGGFRGVRADLLVALKKSQPLTAHELGEQFGLTANALRRHLKALEEDGLVRYRREVRGVGAPVFAYSLTPAGEALFPRSYLKVLATALDALRAQAGDAGVEAVLEADWMRLADEAAPVLESLPLHERIALVAELLTAKGYMAEPVTTPTLTLRIHNCAMREIAERFPEACAVEARFVERLLGVPLVRSAHRRDGCGHCEYGVSGHLLAVQQEQA